The stretch of DNA GAAAAGCTTTGGGGGATTCAAACTCAAAGGGCTATTGAGAACTTTAAAGTTGGGAATGAAGTTATGCCATTTGAAATTATTAAGTCTCTTGGTATAGTGAAGAAGGCTGCTGCAAAGGCGAATTTGAAGTTAAAAATTCTTGAAGAGAAAAAGTCTAAAGCGATAGTTGAAGCAGTCAATGAAATAATTGACGGAAAATTCCTTGATCAATTTCCATTGCATATATGGCAAACTGGCAGCGGAACAAGCACTAATATGAATATAAACGAAGTTATAGCAAATAGGGCTAATCAGATTCTAAAGGAAAATATTGTAGATCCTCATGACGACGTTAATATGTGTCAAAGCACGAATGATATTTTCCCTACTGCAATGCACATTGCCTTTGTATCGGAAATTAAAAAATTTCTTTTCCCTGCACTGGATAAATTTAGCGAGACTCTTAAGGATAAATCAAGTCAATATAAAAATATAATAAAAGTAGGTAGGACTCACCTTCAAGATGCCGTCCCTATAACTCTTGGCCAAGAGATTTCTGCTTGGCAGACAATGATTGACAGGTCGAAAAGCATGATTGAGAGTTCATTGGATCAATTAAAGGATCTGGCTCTGGGTGGTTCAGCTGTTGGCACAGGATTGAACGTTCATCATGGTTTTGAAGATATCGCTGTTAGGGAAATAAATAAAATTACGGGTGAAAATTTCTCTCCATCGGCAAATAAGTTTTACTCTTTGAGTAGCAGAGAACAAATAGTATTTTCACATGGTGCTTTAAAATCTCTTGCAACCGATCTCATGAAGATTGCAAATGATATTAGGCTGTTGTCAAGCGGACCAAGATGCGGTATAGGTGAAATCTCTATTCCTGCAAATGAGCCAGGCAGTTCAATAATGCCTGGAAAGGTTAATCCAACTCAGTGTGAAGTAATTACAATGGTTGTTTGCCAGATATTTGGGAACGACTTAACAATCTCTTTTGCTTCTAGCCAAGGAAACTTTCAATTAAATGTTTTTGCACCGGTAATTGCTTATAATTTTTTGCAATCTGTAAAGCTTTTATCTGATTCA from Thermodesulfobium sp. 4217-1 encodes:
- the fumC gene encoding class II fumarate hydratase yields the protein MNFRVEEDVIGQVRIPEEKLWGIQTQRAIENFKVGNEVMPFEIIKSLGIVKKAAAKANLKLKILEEKKSKAIVEAVNEIIDGKFLDQFPLHIWQTGSGTSTNMNINEVIANRANQILKENIVDPHDDVNMCQSTNDIFPTAMHIAFVSEIKKFLFPALDKFSETLKDKSSQYKNIIKVGRTHLQDAVPITLGQEISAWQTMIDRSKSMIESSLDQLKDLALGGSAVGTGLNVHHGFEDIAVREINKITGENFSPSANKFYSLSSREQIVFSHGALKSLATDLMKIANDIRLLSSGPRCGIGEISIPANEPGSSIMPGKVNPTQCEVITMVVCQIFGNDLTISFASSQGNFQLNVFAPVIAYNFLQSVKLLSDSISSFDNKCVKGLTPNIEKINYYLKNSLMSATFLNPYIGYDKTANVVKEAFTENISIKEAVLKLGYLEESEYDLLFDLRKMVGLE